From a single Accipiter gentilis chromosome 8, bAccGen1.1, whole genome shotgun sequence genomic region:
- the SHC2 gene encoding SHC-transforming protein 2: protein MLPEPKYDRFRDEPLTAPMPSPAPAPCPAAGEEPEPGTTFCALLPRMPQWKFPGPAGFLGRGPAGAGRELSAPARAGGTAAAGAPSALAAVLGACEPLCAAPCSLPAGGRPRGAAGRAARAEAARPGGEEWSRKGSFIRKPAQGWLHPDERVLGPGVSYIVRYMGCIEVLRSMRSLDFNTRTQVTREAINRLYEAVPGVKGIWKKKAPNKALFSILGKSNLRFAGMSIAVNISVDGLNLMIPTTRQIIANHHMQSISFASGGDTDTTDYVAYVAKDPINQRACHILECCEGLAQSVISTVGQAFELRFKQYLHSPPKVVVPPERALGAEESAWGEDEEVADHDYYNSIPGKEPPPGGLIDSRLRHGTILGHVRTQPSGSGPPSQGSFAARRDQSSQPGPPWDLESQGQPCDGYLEADSHPLGPRDYEEHMYVNTQSLDAWEPEAAARGALEESPKKDLFDMRPFEDALKLHECIAGGGTSPPIEDQWPSPPTRKAPIAPTEEQLRREPWYHGKMSRRDAERLLQMDGDFLVRDSLTNPGQYVLTGMHSGQPKHLLLVDPEGVVRTKDVLFESISHLISHHRQNEQPIVAAESELHLRQVVRRKQ from the exons ATGCTCCCGGAGCCCAAGTATGACCGCTTCCGCGACGAGCCGCTGACCGCCCCCATGCCGTCGCCGGCCCCCGCGCCTTGCCCCGCGGCGGGCGAGGAGCCCGAGCCCGGCACCACCTTCTGCGCGCTGCTGCCGCGGATGCCGCAGTGGAAgttccccggccccgccggcttcctcggccgcggccccgccggcgcCGGCCGGGAGCTCTCCGCGCCGGCCCGGGCGGGCGGCACCGCGGCCGCGGGGGCCCCCTCGGCGCTGGCCGCCGTGCTGGGCGCCTGCGAACCGCTGTGCGCCGCGCCCTGCTCGCTGCCGgccggcgggcggccgcggggggcggcggggcgggcggcgcgggcggaGGCGGCCCGGCCGGGCGGGGAGGAGTGGAGCCGCAAGGGCAGCTTCATCCGCAAGCCGGCGCAGGGCTGGCTGCACCCCGACGAGCGGGTGCTGGGGCCCGGCGTCTCCTACATCGTCCGG TACATGGGGTGCATCGAGGTGCTGCGCTCCATGAGGTCCCTCGACTTCAACACCCGGACACAGGTCACCAG GGAAGCCATCAACAGACTGTATGAGGCAGTGCCGGGTGTCAAGGGCATCTGGAAGAAGAAG GCTCCCAACAAAGCCCTCTTCTCCATCCTGGGCAAGAGCAACCTCCGCTTCGCTGGCATGAGCATTGCTGTCAACATCTCCGTTGACGGGTTGAACCTCATGATCCCCACCACTCGCCAG ATCATCGCCAACCACCACATGCAATCCATCTCCTTCGCCTCTGGTGGGGACACG GACACCACAGACTATGTTGCCTACGTCGCCAAGGACCCCATCAACCAGAGAG cctgccacaTCCTGGAGTGCTGCGAGGGGCTGGCGCAGAGCGTCATCAGCACAGTGGGACAAGCCTTCGAGCTGCGCTTCAAGCAGTACCTGCACAGCCCCCCCAAAGTGGTGGTACCCCCAGAAAG GGCACTGGGTGCAGAGGAATCAGCCTGGGGAGAGGACGAAGAGGTGGCTGACCATGATTACTACAACAGCATCCCAGGGAAGGAGCCACCCCCGGGGGGGCTGATCGACTCCCGGCTCCGGCATGGCACAATCCTGGGCCACGTCCGTACTCAGCCCTCCGGCTCTGGCCCCCCCAGCCAG ggcagcTTTGCAGCCAGGCGAGACCAGAGCAGCCAGCCAGGGCCACCCTGGGACCTGGAGAGCCAGG GCCAGCCCTGCGACGGGTACCTGGAGGCGGACAGCCACCCCCTGGGCCCACGGGACTACGAGGAGCACATGTATGTGAACACGCAGAGCCTGGACGCCTGGGAGCCAGAGGCAGCAGCTCGCGGGGCACTGGAGGAGAGCCCCAAAAAGGACCTCTTTGATATGA GACCGTTCGAGGATGCCCTGAAGCTCCATGAGTGCATTGCTGGAGGTGGCACCAGCCCCCCCATCGAGGACCAGTGGCCGAGTCCCCCCACGCGGAAGGCCCCCATCGCCCCCACGGAGGAGCAGCTGAGGCGGGAGCCGTGGTACCACGGGAAGATGAGCCGGCGGGATGCAGAGAGGCTCCTGCAGATGGACGGGGACTTCCTGGTGCGGGACAGTCTCACCAACCCGGGGCAGTACGTGCTGACCGGCATGCACAGCGGGCAGCCCAAGCACCTGCTGCTGGTGGATCCCGAGGGAGTG GTGAGGACCAAAGACGTGCTGTTTGAGAGCATCAGCCACCTCATCAGCCACCACCGGCAGAACGAGCAGCCTATCGTGGCCGCGGAGAGCGAGCTGCACCTCCGCCAGGTTGTCCGGAGGAAGCAGTGA